One window of Saprospiraceae bacterium genomic DNA carries:
- a CDS encoding transglycosylase domain-containing protein, translating to MAFWNQIKSSLLKLYKEFKFTDIYSGKTTEDKGWFPNATLLIWKVFLSGIAFLYLSLFLVSFDNLPTFEELENPSYNQASIIYSNDLSILGKFYIENREFIPYDSLNPHLVKALLATEDSRYYKHSGVDFLALLRVGVKTILLSRHESGGGSTVTQQLAKLLFERPNLEGRNPLIKVFLMLRIKFKEWLTAIKLEKSYTKEEILAMYLNKFDFLYGANGVQTASQTYFGKNQKNFELMKLRPL from the coding sequence ATGGCATTCTGGAATCAAATTAAATCATCCCTGCTTAAACTGTATAAAGAGTTTAAATTTACTGATATTTATTCCGGTAAAACCACAGAGGACAAAGGATGGTTTCCAAATGCTACCTTATTAATTTGGAAAGTTTTTCTCTCAGGAATTGCATTCCTTTACTTGAGTTTGTTTTTGGTATCGTTTGATAACTTACCTACATTTGAAGAACTAGAAAATCCATCGTATAATCAGGCATCCATAATTTATTCAAATGATCTGAGTATACTCGGTAAATTTTACATCGAAAACCGGGAATTCATTCCATACGATAGCCTGAATCCACATTTGGTAAAGGCCTTATTGGCAACTGAAGATTCCAGGTATTACAAACATTCTGGCGTTGACTTTTTGGCATTATTGCGGGTTGGAGTTAAAACGATTTTATTGAGCCGACATGAATCGGGTGGAGGAAGTACGGTTACACAACAATTGGCAAAATTGTTATTCGAACGTCCAAATCTGGAAGGCAGAAATCCACTTATAAAAGTATTTTTAATGCTTCGTATTAAATTTAAAGAGTGGTTGACAGCAATCAAATTGGAAAAGAGTTATACTAAAGAAGAGATCCTTGCCATGTACTTAAATAAGTTTGATTTCTTGTATGGGGCCAATGGAGTGCAAACAGCGTCGCAAACTTATTTTGGGAAAAACCAAAAGAACTTCGAATTGATGAAGCTGCGACCATTATAG
- a CDS encoding 30S ribosomal protein S18 produces the protein MATQDEIKFLSNPNIGQKKTKYCRFKKFGLKYIDYKDDSFLIQFVNEQGKLLPRRLTGNSLKYQRRVATAIKRARHLAILPFVTDLLK, from the coding sequence ATGGCAACGCAAGATGAAATAAAGTTCCTGAGTAATCCTAATATAGGACAGAAGAAAACCAAATACTGCCGTTTTAAAAAATTTGGATTAAAATACATCGATTATAAAGATGATAGTTTTCTAATTCAATTTGTTAACGAACAAGGTAAATTATTACCACGTCGCTTAACTGGTAACTCTCTTAAATATCAAAGACGGGTTGCAACTGCAATTAAACGCGCAAGGCACTTAGCTATATTACCATTTGTAACCGATCTTTTAAAATAA
- a CDS encoding sulfite exporter TauE/SafE family protein, translated as MEILGLVLIAFFASILTFYSGFGLGTLLLPAFSLMVPVEMAIFLTAIVHFLNSIFKFILTRNALHWPTLIRFGLVSLVFAILGAYCLKYVAIQNWNYSYKLFGFYATTNVLKLNIGILLIIFTWIEYFDFIKVKSNNPLHLFLGGIASGFFGGLSGHQGALRSAFLRSMPLSKEQFIATGIACALLVDAGRLLVYTKLDPQSFINMNWQLLLPAIIAAWTGAWIGNKYLKKITQNQIQKIVCICLVLFGIALAMGLI; from the coding sequence ATGGAAATTCTTGGATTGGTTTTGATTGCATTTTTTGCATCCATTTTAACCTTTTACAGTGGATTTGGCCTTGGTACACTCTTGTTACCGGCTTTCAGTCTCATGGTTCCAGTTGAAATGGCAATATTTTTAACAGCCATTGTACATTTTCTGAATTCAATCTTCAAGTTTATTCTTACACGAAATGCACTGCATTGGCCGACTTTAATTCGTTTTGGTTTGGTTTCATTGGTTTTTGCAATTTTAGGGGCTTATTGCCTGAAATATGTCGCCATACAGAATTGGAATTATTCATACAAACTGTTTGGATTTTATGCAACGACCAATGTATTAAAATTAAACATCGGAATCTTATTAATAATTTTTACCTGGATTGAATACTTCGATTTTATTAAAGTAAAATCAAACAATCCGCTTCATTTATTTCTAGGAGGAATTGCCAGTGGATTTTTTGGTGGACTTTCTGGTCACCAGGGTGCATTGCGATCTGCTTTTTTACGCAGCATGCCTTTATCAAAGGAACAGTTTATTGCTACCGGAATTGCGTGTGCTTTATTGGTAGATGCAGGTAGATTGCTTGTGTACACAAAATTGGATCCTCAGTCATTTATCAACATGAATTGGCAATTGCTACTGCCTGCTATTATTGCTGCATGGACAGGAGCTTGGATTGGAAACAAGTATCTCAAAAAAATTACCCAGAATCAGATTCAAAAAATTGTTTGCATTTGTCTTGTGCTTTTTGGAATTGCTTTAGCTATGGGTTTAATTTAG
- a CDS encoding RecQ family ATP-dependent DNA helicase, whose product MYTKEAIYDALKYHFGFEHFKDTQEHIIASLLNGTDTFVIMPTGGGKSLCYQLPALMMPGTAIIISPLIALMKNQVDSIRGYGQTDEIAHFLNSSLNRSEIKQVKEDIVRSKTKLLYVAPETLQKEETIEFLNSVDLSFIAVDEAHCISEWGHDFRPDYRRIRDMINSLNKHIPIIALTATATPKVQTDIVKSLEMVDPHIYISSFNRNNLYYEVRPKITRDQTIRQIVQIIKSHPGESGIIYVQARKTTEDLAQILSVNGIKAAPYHAGMEAKSRTQVQDDFLMEEIDIICATIAFGMGIDKPDVRLVIHFDIPKSLENYYQETGRAGRDGMVGDCYAFFSNADLLRLEKFLRDKPASERDMGAQLLDEMEAYVESAVCRRKFVLHYFGEEFDTESCKQMCDNCRNPKPLLEAKDDMLLALKAIQALNQNFTIKTLVEFICGVKTKDILDYDLDRNELFSKGIDKGSLYWFSLFRQGILMNLIIKDIETYGILKLSELGQEFINKPYKIQISINHDYGDTASIIDEDAAPSQGAALDPNLFKTLKDIRLEVARKNKVKPWVIFFDPALEEMATRFPITIDDLCKISGVSKGKAERYGEPFLDFIRKYVEENEIERAEDFVIRQVADKSKNKVEIIKNIDKKIPLEDIAKNLQMNMEELMEELNMIVSSGTKINIDYYIKDNVDEYSKEDIYDYFNQADSDSAEEAYKSLKEDDITFEEIRLIRLKYMSEMVN is encoded by the coding sequence ATGTACACAAAAGAAGCGATTTACGACGCATTAAAATACCATTTTGGATTTGAACATTTTAAAGATACCCAAGAACACATAATAGCCAGCCTCCTAAATGGTACGGATACGTTTGTGATTATGCCAACTGGTGGTGGTAAATCTTTATGTTATCAATTGCCGGCTTTGATGATGCCTGGTACTGCAATTATCATTTCACCATTAATTGCCTTGATGAAAAATCAAGTGGATTCAATTCGAGGGTATGGTCAAACGGATGAAATTGCGCACTTTCTAAATTCTTCGCTCAACCGCTCGGAAATTAAACAAGTTAAAGAAGACATCGTACGAAGTAAAACCAAATTACTCTATGTCGCTCCTGAAACCCTGCAAAAAGAAGAAACCATTGAGTTTTTAAATTCCGTCGATTTATCTTTTATAGCAGTAGATGAAGCGCATTGTATTTCAGAATGGGGACATGATTTCAGACCGGATTACCGAAGAATCCGGGATATGATCAATTCACTTAATAAACACATTCCAATAATTGCACTCACTGCAACCGCTACACCCAAAGTTCAAACCGATATTGTGAAGAGTTTGGAAATGGTTGATCCGCATATATACATTTCATCCTTTAACCGAAATAATCTTTATTACGAAGTACGTCCGAAAATTACCAGAGATCAAACCATCCGTCAAATTGTACAGATTATAAAATCACATCCGGGTGAATCGGGAATTATTTATGTGCAAGCTCGTAAAACAACCGAAGACCTCGCACAAATACTTTCAGTAAACGGAATTAAAGCGGCTCCCTACCATGCGGGAATGGAAGCTAAATCAAGAACCCAGGTACAGGATGATTTCTTAATGGAAGAAATTGATATCATTTGTGCAACCATTGCATTTGGAATGGGTATCGATAAACCAGATGTTCGTCTCGTGATCCATTTTGATATTCCAAAGAGTTTGGAAAACTATTATCAGGAAACCGGACGTGCAGGTCGTGATGGAATGGTTGGAGATTGTTATGCTTTTTTCTCAAATGCTGACTTGTTGCGATTGGAAAAATTTCTCAGAGATAAACCAGCTTCTGAACGCGATATGGGTGCCCAATTATTGGATGAAATGGAAGCCTATGTTGAAAGTGCAGTATGTAGAAGAAAATTTGTACTCCATTATTTTGGTGAAGAATTTGATACGGAATCTTGCAAACAAATGTGTGACAATTGCAGAAATCCGAAACCGCTGCTAGAAGCTAAAGACGATATGCTATTGGCACTCAAAGCCATTCAAGCACTCAATCAAAATTTTACAATCAAAACACTGGTTGAATTTATTTGCGGTGTTAAAACAAAAGACATTCTGGATTACGATTTGGATCGGAATGAATTATTTTCAAAAGGAATTGATAAAGGAAGTTTGTATTGGTTTTCACTTTTCCGACAGGGAATTTTGATGAACTTAATAATTAAGGACATTGAAACTTATGGGATCTTAAAATTAAGTGAACTCGGTCAGGAGTTTATTAATAAACCTTATAAAATTCAAATCAGCATCAACCATGATTATGGCGATACTGCATCCATTATCGATGAAGATGCTGCGCCTTCACAAGGAGCTGCACTCGATCCAAATTTATTTAAAACGCTTAAAGACATCCGCCTCGAAGTTGCACGTAAGAATAAAGTGAAACCCTGGGTCATCTTTTTTGATCCTGCTTTGGAAGAAATGGCCACGCGATTTCCAATAACCATCGATGACCTTTGTAAAATATCCGGAGTCAGTAAAGGAAAAGCAGAACGATATGGAGAACCATTTTTAGATTTCATCAGGAAATATGTTGAAGAAAATGAAATCGAGCGTGCTGAAGATTTTGTTATTCGTCAAGTTGCTGATAAGTCAAAAAACAAAGTAGAAATCATTAAAAACATAGATAAAAAAATTCCACTGGAGGATATTGCGAAAAATCTTCAGATGAATATGGAGGAGTTGATGGAAGAACTAAATATGATCGTTTCATCAGGAACTAAAATCAATATAGACTATTACATTAAGGACAATGTGGATGAATATTCAAAAGAAGACATCTACGATTATTTCAACCAGGCTGATTCGGATTCAGCTGAAGAGGCATATAAATCCTTGAAGGAAGATGATATCACGTTTGAAGAAATTCGTCTGATCCGTCTGAAGTACATGTCTGAAATGGTTAATTAA
- the rpsF gene encoding 30S ribosomal protein S6 — MPHYEVSFIVDPVLSGDEVKSTVQTYKEMIGNESGSIVHVDEMGLKALAYPINNRSTGVYFCIEYVMDNPPFNGKMELALKRDERIMRYLTVKLDKYGVKYNEDKRNGKIGKRVKKDKSADGSTPEVYVRPTPAPAPIPVPVPVPAPIIKEEIIVEEE, encoded by the coding sequence ATGCCTCATTATGAAGTAAGCTTTATCGTTGACCCAGTACTGTCGGGCGATGAAGTTAAATCGACAGTTCAAACCTACAAGGAAATGATCGGAAACGAAAGTGGAAGTATCGTTCATGTAGATGAAATGGGATTAAAGGCTTTGGCCTATCCCATCAACAATCGCTCCACCGGAGTATACTTTTGCATTGAATATGTAATGGATAATCCACCATTCAATGGAAAAATGGAATTAGCATTAAAACGCGATGAACGAATCATGCGTTATTTAACCGTTAAGCTTGACAAATATGGTGTCAAGTACAATGAAGACAAAAGAAATGGTAAAATTGGAAAACGGGTAAAGAAAGACAAATCTGCTGACGGCTCAACACCTGAGGTATATGTTCGTCCAACTCCAGCCCCTGCACCAATCCCGGTTCCCGTTCCGGTTCCTGCACCTATCATTAAGGAAGAAATTATTGTTGAAGAAGAATAA
- a CDS encoding 50S ribosomal protein L9, with amino-acid sequence MEIILLKDMDKLGDKHQVIKVKPGFGRNFLIPNGIALLANDSNMRKLAELRKQEDARENKKVNEYKAMADQLNGIVLKIGAKTGASDKIFGSVTNVQLAQALKDQFNLDIQRKKIHLDDEIKTLGSYTATIDFHKDVHTKINFEVVSE; translated from the coding sequence ATGGAAATTATTTTATTAAAAGATATGGATAAACTTGGTGATAAGCATCAAGTTATAAAAGTAAAACCGGGATTCGGACGAAATTTTTTAATTCCAAATGGCATTGCTTTATTGGCAAATGATTCCAATATGCGCAAACTGGCAGAATTAAGAAAGCAAGAGGATGCCCGTGAAAACAAAAAAGTAAATGAATACAAAGCAATGGCCGATCAATTAAACGGCATTGTTTTAAAAATCGGTGCAAAAACAGGAGCCTCAGATAAAATCTTTGGTAGTGTTACCAATGTGCAATTAGCACAAGCTTTGAAAGACCAATTTAATCTTGACATTCAACGGAAGAAAATTCATTTGGATGATGAAATCAAGACTTTAGGTAGCTATACTGCAACAATCGATTTTCATAAAGATGTCCATACCAAAATTAATTTTGAAGTGGTATCTGAATAA
- the aroB gene encoding 3-dehydroquinate synthase, whose product MKTYSSLIFSTAPWERLHAFLENQKYSAIHVLADDQTETYCLPILKEILQHSITSCFVIQSGESSKSLESCIKIWEHLLHQHPDRNSLIICLGGGVITDLGGFCASVLLRGMDTLYIPTSLMAMADAAIGGKTAVNFEYYKNQIGSFHAPLGIVIDYRFLSTLPDRHMRNGFVEIIKHSLISSPSYWWDITNLTWPLPPSVLQDFIKKSIRTKTEIVEKDYLENGNRKVLNFGHTVGHALESFCMANGQDVLHGEAIAVGIICESFLSSQRNRWKAHVVDQIKTILKPFTGNLKFTSDDYPEIVKFLNADKKKQNREVRFSLIEQIGQPNLNQRVTEEELLNSLDYYNLS is encoded by the coding sequence TTGAAAACATACAGTAGTTTGATTTTTTCAACAGCTCCATGGGAGCGCTTGCATGCATTTTTGGAAAATCAAAAATACAGTGCAATTCATGTATTGGCTGATGATCAAACTGAAACGTATTGCCTTCCCATTTTAAAAGAAATCCTTCAGCATTCCATTACCAGTTGTTTTGTAATTCAATCCGGAGAATCATCAAAATCTTTGGAATCCTGTATTAAAATTTGGGAGCACTTGCTTCACCAACATCCCGATCGAAATTCATTGATCATCTGTCTTGGCGGCGGCGTAATTACCGATTTAGGTGGTTTTTGTGCTTCCGTACTTTTAAGGGGAATGGACACCCTTTACATTCCTACCAGCTTAATGGCTATGGCGGATGCTGCGATCGGTGGTAAAACAGCCGTTAATTTTGAATATTATAAAAATCAAATTGGCAGTTTCCATGCGCCACTCGGTATTGTAATTGACTACCGGTTTTTATCAACCTTGCCGGATCGACACATGCGCAACGGCTTTGTAGAAATTATTAAGCACAGCTTGATTTCATCACCTTCCTACTGGTGGGATATTACAAATTTAACATGGCCTCTTCCACCAAGTGTTTTGCAAGATTTTATTAAAAAATCAATTCGTACGAAAACCGAAATTGTTGAAAAGGACTACCTTGAAAACGGAAATCGTAAAGTCTTGAATTTTGGTCACACCGTAGGCCATGCACTGGAAAGTTTTTGTATGGCAAACGGACAGGATGTTTTGCATGGTGAAGCCATCGCCGTTGGGATCATTTGTGAATCGTTTCTTTCCAGTCAACGCAATCGTTGGAAAGCGCATGTGGTGGATCAAATCAAAACGATTTTAAAACCGTTTACTGGCAACCTAAAATTCACATCAGACGATTACCCTGAAATAGTAAAGTTTTTAAATGCAGACAAGAAAAAGCAAAACCGGGAAGTCCGTTTTAGTTTGATTGAGCAAATCGGTCAGCCCAATTTAAATCAACGAGTTACGGAAGAAGAGCTCCTCAATTCTTTGGATTATTATAATTTAAGTTAG
- a CDS encoding peptidoglycan glycosyltransferase — protein MLKNPTRYNPKRFPKLATERRNTVLALLHESDYINQADFKKLMALKMDVTQFKRESHLEGMAMHFRAELGKWLRNLLDDERYRKADGSKYNFYEDGLKIYTTIDPIYQKYAEQAAHEHMMKVQKSYFNIWNKADPWTYESDDNMLKIRKDALNLMIKETDRFNTIWQQHFGSILVKIESEIGNVDISDRTIQRLINEEKEPGSLKKELNKKLINETQYDFSLQILKSKNWPQLKKEWASFETDVRKAMTTPIKMKVYDYVSMNEKDTLMSPLDSIKFHRKHMQIGSIAVDPHTGEVKAWVGGTNFKYFKYDHVTSRRQVGSTFKPFVYATAIALQGISPCNEFQDIQYTIPANDPNFNLPEAWSPGNAVESFTGANLNLYKALALSKNSITVKLVILLGSVEPIRGLLHNMGIDSSLRRRDGGYLIPKFPSIVLGSSDLSVFEMTGAYTTFSNNGVYTKPTFVTRIEDKNGKVIYRSTPTNSVAISPNYNYVMVDLLRKSGGAWSLKVPNGGKTGTTNDYVDGWYMGITPNLVVGTWVGGEDPWIRFLSLEMGQGSVMAKPFFMKFISKLEEDPDSGFDPKVEFIRPPGDLGVELNCETFKQMMDTHNADQSLQPKNNQNTNDEIFEDAPQ, from the coding sequence ATGCTTAAAAATCCTACCAGATACAATCCGAAGCGGTTTCCGAAATTGGCAACAGAACGAAGAAATACGGTTTTGGCCTTATTGCATGAAAGCGATTACATCAATCAAGCCGATTTTAAAAAATTAATGGCGCTTAAAATGGATGTTACCCAGTTTAAAAGGGAATCACACCTCGAAGGGATGGCCATGCATTTTAGAGCAGAACTGGGAAAGTGGCTTAGAAATTTATTGGATGATGAACGTTATCGGAAAGCCGATGGTAGCAAATACAACTTTTATGAAGATGGTCTTAAGATTTATACGACCATCGATCCGATTTATCAAAAATATGCTGAACAAGCTGCGCATGAGCATATGATGAAAGTTCAAAAGTCTTATTTTAATATCTGGAATAAAGCAGATCCATGGACGTATGAATCGGATGATAACATGCTAAAAATTCGAAAAGACGCTTTGAATTTAATGATTAAAGAAACAGATCGTTTTAATACGATTTGGCAACAGCATTTTGGAAGTATTTTGGTAAAAATTGAATCTGAAATTGGCAATGTGGATATCAGTGACCGCACCATTCAACGATTAATTAATGAGGAAAAGGAACCTGGGTCTTTAAAAAAGGAATTAAATAAGAAATTAATCAACGAAACGCAATATGATTTTTCTTTGCAGATTTTAAAAAGTAAAAACTGGCCACAACTAAAAAAGGAATGGGCCTCATTTGAAACGGATGTTCGAAAAGCAATGACGACTCCAATCAAAATGAAAGTGTATGATTATGTGAGTATGAATGAAAAAGATACTTTAATGAGTCCGCTGGATTCCATAAAGTTTCACAGAAAACACATGCAAATTGGTTCCATTGCAGTGGACCCGCATACCGGTGAAGTAAAAGCGTGGGTGGGCGGTACTAATTTTAAGTATTTTAAATACGATCACGTTACTTCAAGAAGACAGGTGGGTTCAACATTTAAACCCTTTGTGTATGCAACAGCAATAGCACTTCAAGGGATATCTCCGTGCAATGAATTTCAGGATATTCAATATACCATTCCTGCCAATGATCCAAATTTTAATTTACCGGAGGCCTGGTCACCGGGAAATGCTGTTGAATCATTTACCGGCGCAAATTTAAATTTGTATAAAGCTTTGGCTTTATCTAAAAATTCAATCACGGTTAAACTGGTTATATTATTAGGAAGCGTCGAACCAATACGGGGCTTATTACACAATATGGGGATAGATTCTTCTTTACGGAGGCGTGATGGGGGTTATTTGATTCCAAAATTTCCATCGATCGTATTAGGTTCTTCAGATCTTTCCGTATTTGAGATGACAGGAGCTTACACGACCTTTTCAAATAATGGAGTATATACCAAACCAACTTTTGTAACACGTATAGAAGATAAAAATGGAAAAGTAATTTATCGAAGTACTCCCACCAACAGTGTAGCAATTTCTCCCAATTACAATTATGTGATGGTTGATTTATTGAGAAAGTCTGGCGGCGCCTGGAGCCTGAAAGTGCCCAATGGTGGAAAAACCGGTACCACCAATGATTATGTTGACGGTTGGTATATGGGAATTACTCCTAATTTAGTGGTTGGAACCTGGGTAGGTGGAGAAGATCCATGGATTCGATTTTTATCTCTTGAAATGGGCCAGGGCTCTGTAATGGCAAAACCTTTCTTTATGAAGTTTATTTCTAAATTGGAAGAAGATCCGGATTCTGGTTTTGATCCGAAGGTTGAATTCATAAGACCCCCCGGGGATTTAGGAGTTGAATTGAATTGTGAAACGTTCAAACAAATGATGGATACGCACAATGCCGATCAATCCTTACAGCCAAAAAATAATCAAAATACAAATGATGAGATATTTGAAGACGCACCGCAGTAA
- a CDS encoding gliding motility-associated C-terminal domain-containing protein, whose translation MHAIKCSMFCALSFLLIQWNHVTAQNLIPNPGFEQCDQCDARGFKELGIGYGANNPIDWTAATFGSPDFYSIAPRTGKKHGGFFVGFAKHEYLTNHFTNALKAGAIYQFSFWTKPSTQNANYAIDEMGVFIQTGPAEYKQAEPLKQLKPTYESPDQDFLKGPDYKQLSFNYTACGGEDHFIVGRFRSLSKGDTSFIGTKPPNNPGGEAIYYFVDDFEMIEITPPTLVDLLPKEIFLCPGEIKKIRIPAPYDQGIITWSTGENLVEIQVPETGPLTVEVQLQDNCKTILRDTLIIRTEPNINIKILGPDNVCIGDTIELEAVCNGNCFDFNWNNGLNTRQIMIRDTGDYIVKAKTICKELSDTFHVRALTKEIKSFIKFPNVVAPYGEETNRKFRPSVVKHEANRVIEMKLLIYNRWGQKLFETSDLNGAWTPNADIPMDTYIYLAEFKYQDCDRIRNSKLTGSLSLIR comes from the coding sequence ATGCACGCTATAAAATGTAGCATGTTTTGTGCGCTAAGTTTTTTATTGATCCAATGGAATCATGTCACCGCACAAAATTTAATTCCCAATCCGGGATTCGAACAATGTGATCAGTGCGATGCACGTGGATTTAAAGAATTGGGAATCGGCTATGGTGCAAACAATCCGATTGATTGGACTGCAGCTACATTTGGTTCACCGGATTTTTATTCAATAGCTCCACGCACGGGTAAAAAGCACGGTGGGTTTTTTGTTGGATTTGCCAAACATGAATACCTGACCAATCATTTTACAAATGCATTAAAGGCTGGAGCCATTTATCAATTTAGTTTTTGGACCAAACCAAGTACACAAAATGCAAATTATGCCATCGATGAAATGGGAGTCTTTATTCAAACCGGTCCAGCTGAATATAAACAAGCAGAACCTCTCAAACAATTAAAACCGACTTACGAATCTCCAGATCAGGATTTTTTAAAAGGACCGGATTATAAACAATTAAGTTTCAATTATACAGCTTGCGGTGGAGAAGATCATTTTATCGTTGGGAGATTCCGAAGTTTGTCAAAAGGCGATACCAGTTTTATTGGCACAAAACCACCAAACAATCCGGGAGGAGAAGCCATCTATTATTTTGTAGATGATTTTGAAATGATTGAAATTACTCCACCAACACTTGTAGATTTACTTCCCAAAGAAATATTCTTATGCCCAGGTGAAATTAAAAAAATCCGTATCCCTGCACCTTATGATCAAGGGATCATCACCTGGAGTACCGGTGAAAACCTGGTAGAAATTCAAGTTCCTGAAACAGGACCGCTTACGGTAGAAGTGCAACTTCAAGATAACTGTAAAACGATTCTACGTGATACCCTTATCATCCGAACTGAACCAAATATTAATATTAAAATTTTAGGGCCTGATAATGTGTGTATTGGTGATACCATCGAACTGGAAGCCGTTTGCAATGGCAATTGTTTTGATTTTAATTGGAACAATGGATTAAATACACGACAAATCATGATACGAGATACGGGTGATTATATCGTTAAAGCCAAAACAATTTGCAAAGAATTAAGTGATACGTTTCACGTGCGCGCGTTAACGAAAGAAATTAAATCGTTTATTAAATTTCCAAATGTGGTTGCACCCTATGGAGAAGAAACCAATCGAAAATTCAGACCCTCCGTTGTTAAGCATGAGGCCAATCGTGTGATTGAAATGAAATTACTTATTTACAATCGCTGGGGACAAAAATTATTTGAAACATCCGATTTAAACGGAGCCTGGACACCCAATGCAGACATTCCGATGGACACGTATATTTATTTGGCTGAATTCAAATACCAGGATTGTGATCGGATTAGAAATTCGAAATTAACCGGATCCCTAAGTTTAATTAGATAA
- a CDS encoding amino acid decarboxylase, which yields METEKLIEQIQERALKARKLEPGTALRKEWTDETSRFAFEFIDSLPTKKAFKIFGSLSEVLNLKGNLDTPEPITDVINELRAHLISYGLNPASGGHLGYIPGGGVYGAALGDYLAAVSNQYAGIYYGGPAAVKIENELIRWMGRLFGYPITSHGNLASGGSIANLIAIVTAREARHIASRDIENQCIYLTEQVHHCIHKAIRISGLSECQIRKVPMDASFRMDMKAFKQIVLDDIQKGLVPFLAVGSAGTTDTGAIDPLETMAAICAEHRIWFHVDAAYGGFFSLCKLENPDGSQLKDHFKGIALSDSVVVDPHKGLFLPYGLGVVLIKDLVSQYKAHYYKAAYMQDTLSSQEEWSPSDLSPELTKHFRGLRLWIPLKLYGLDAFRACLEEKILLCRYFYEEIGKMGFERGPYPETSVCIYRYRPENQDINAFNKRLVDLVLEDGRVFVSSTSIAGEFWIRIAILSFRTSLETIQTYLSLLQSGLNLLKSEKND from the coding sequence ATGGAAACTGAAAAATTAATTGAACAAATTCAGGAACGCGCTTTAAAAGCCCGTAAACTGGAGCCTGGAACCGCTTTAAGAAAAGAATGGACCGATGAAACGTCACGCTTTGCGTTTGAATTTATTGATTCATTGCCTACAAAAAAGGCATTTAAGATATTTGGCAGTTTGTCAGAAGTACTTAACTTAAAAGGCAATCTCGATACTCCAGAACCAATAACTGATGTCATTAATGAATTAAGAGCGCATTTAATTTCCTATGGACTAAATCCTGCATCGGGAGGTCATTTGGGTTATATTCCTGGAGGAGGCGTTTATGGAGCAGCCCTTGGCGATTATCTGGCAGCAGTGAGTAATCAATATGCGGGTATCTATTACGGTGGCCCGGCAGCAGTTAAAATAGAAAACGAATTAATCCGATGGATGGGTCGTTTATTTGGATACCCTATTACCAGTCATGGAAATCTTGCAAGCGGTGGATCCATCGCCAATCTAATTGCCATCGTAACAGCCCGTGAAGCTCGACACATAGCGTCCCGGGACATTGAAAACCAATGCATTTACCTAACCGAACAAGTACATCATTGTATCCATAAAGCGATTCGGATTTCTGGATTATCAGAATGTCAGATTCGAAAAGTGCCCATGGATGCTTCATTTCGAATGGATATGAAGGCATTTAAACAGATCGTACTGGATGACATCCAAAAAGGCCTGGTACCTTTTCTTGCTGTAGGGAGTGCTGGTACGACTGACACCGGTGCGATTGACCCTTTAGAGACGATGGCTGCCATTTGTGCTGAACACCGGATCTGGTTTCATGTCGATGCAGCTTACGGAGGGTTTTTCAGCCTATGCAAATTGGAAAACCCGGATGGAAGTCAATTAAAAGACCATTTTAAGGGCATTGCGCTTTCGGATAGCGTGGTGGTAGATCCACATAAAGGCTTGTTTTTACCTTATGGACTGGGTGTTGTATTAATTAAGGACCTTGTTTCTCAATATAAAGCACATTACTATAAGGCGGCTTATATGCAAGATACCTTGAGTTCACAGGAGGAATGGAGTCCTTCAGATTTGTCGCCGGAGCTGACCAAACATTTCCGAGGACTGAGATTGTGGATTCCACTTAAACTTTATGGACTGGATGCCTTTCGGGCTTGTCTTGAAGAAAAAATATTGTTATGCAGGTATTTCTATGAAGAAATTGGGAAAATGGGCTTTGAAAGAGGACCTTATCCAGAAACTTCGGTCTGTATTTATAGATATAGACCTGAAAATCAAGATATTAATGCATTCAATAAACGCCTGGTGGATTTAGTATTGGAAGATGGACGGGTTTTTGTTTCATCGACCAGCATAGCCGGTGAATTTTGGATTCGAATTGCGATTTTAAGTTTCCGAACAAGCCTGGAAACCATTCAAACCTACCTTTCCTTGCTACAATCAGGCTTAAATTTATTAAAATCAGAAAAAAATGACTGA